The DNA segment GACCCCCGCTTTGATCACCTCCTCGGGTAGTTCGTCCATAACGGTCGTCACGCGGTTCTGCACGTTGACGGCCGCCAGATCGGGGTCAGTACCGACCTGAAAAAAGATTGTGATGAGTGTAGACCCGTCATTCCCCGAAATGGAGGTCATGTAGGTCATGTTAGGTACTCCATTGATGGCGCGCTCGAGGGGAGTGGCCACGGCTTTGACGCAGACATCGGCACTGGCACCGGTGTATTTGGTCGTCACCGTCACCGACGGAGGCACAATATCAGGAAACTGCGTAACGGGCAGACCCGTCAGGGCCAGTACCCCCAGCAGCACAATAACCAGGGAGATGGCCGTGGAGAGCAAGGGCCTTTTTACGAACGTATTGAACATGAGTCAGTTAGTTTCGAAATGAGTTGAGGTCAGTCTAGCCCCAAACGATACACTCACTACCGCGCAGCCGCGTATAAGGCCTGTAAGCTTTTGGCAGGCAGCGGCTTAGGTACGATACTCATGCCATCCTTGAGGCTCTGAATACCCTCAAAAACGATGCGATCGCCCGGCTTGAGCCCAGACTGGACGATGTAAAACTGATCGACCCGGCTGCGGGGCACAAAACTTCGGCTACTGACTTTATTTTGGGCGTCAACGACGTACACAAAGTTTTTGTCCTGCACCTCGAAGACGGCTTTCTGCGGCACCAGCACGGCATCGTCCACATCGGTAGATACGCGAATTTTACCGGTCGATCCGTGCCGGAGCAGGCGTTTTGGATTGGGGAACGTAGCCCGGAAGGCAATCGTACCTGAGTTGTCCTCAAATTCGGTTTCGGTGGTTTCGATTTTGCCCTTGAGCGGATAAGCGGTATCATCGGCCAGAAGCAGATCGACCTCCCGAACCGTTGTTTTGTCGGGATCAAGCCGTTTTTTGATGAAGGATAAATACTCTTTTTCGGATACGTTGAAGTAGGCATACATCTGCCGAAGATCGGAGATGGATGTCAGCAGCGCCCCTTCTTCAATCAAACTACCCTGCTTAAACGGTATCCGGTTGATAACGCCGTCGAAGGGTGCCCGTATGCTGGTTAAGGAGACATGGAACCGGGCTTTGGCCAGGGCGGATTTGGCAGCGTTGATCCCCGCCCGGGCAGTTGCCATTTTCGATCGGGCAAGCTTCAGCTCCGAGGGCGATATAACGTTTTTGTCCACCAGCAATTTTACCCGACCCATTTCGACCTCTGCGGACTCGGCCTGCGCGGTGGCACTTTGCAGATTAGACTGCGCCCGATCTACTTCCACCTGAAACTCGGTGGGGTTGAGCTGGAACAGCAGTTGTCCCTTATGCACCGGTTTTCCTTCATCGACCAGAATCTTATCTAAAAAACCAGCGACTCGGGCGCGGACCTCCACGTTCTGTACCGCTTCGAGGTTACTGGCATAATCCCGGTCGAGCGTGGCGTCCTGTTGTATCAGTTGAATAACTGGAAGCGTCGGTGCGGTAGCCTCCTGTTTTTTTTCACTTTTCGCCGAGCAGGATGCCAGTATGGTACCGATGAACAGGGCGGAGATGCTTAAGGTAGATTGCATAGAAAATGCGGATACGCCTGATAATACCGTCGCAAATAGGCTAACATCGTTTAAGGGCAGCTTAGAAATTTCTTAGAATTTGCTTAGAAACGGGGAGTCTGAACGGGGTCGACTGGCCAAAACACAAAAACGACCGCTGGCGATCCACGTTGAGCGGACTAAAAAACCGCTACCAGGAATCAGGCCCCGGTAGCGGTAAGATGACGTATCAACTATGAAAAAAAGGCACTTACTGATCAGTTGCTTCCGGGTCGGGAGCGGCAATTTTAGCTAAATCCTTGTTGGCGGGGAATAAGGCCAACCCCTTTGTCAGCCATTCATTTCGGGCCTTTTCGTCTTTCGTAACCAGCTCGTTGTACGAAATCAAATACTTGAAGGCCAGCACCAAGTCTTTTTTATACCGATTCCGTTCGTCCTCTTTGTCGGCTGTCATCGTGATGAACTGCTCGAAAAAGGGCTTGGCTTTCCCGTTTCGAACGGCGGCTTCCGGCGTATACGCGTAGTAGTTGGCTTTGGCCCGGTAGAGGACCGTTGGTGCATAATCGGGCGACGCTTTCTGAGCCAGCGCCAGTGCCGAGTCCGCCATGGCGAAGCGTGTCGTATCACGAATTAGCTTACCAAGGCTATCGCGCTGAAAACCAAGCGTATAATTACTCATGCCATACCGAAACAAGTCCTGAACGTCAGCCTTGAAACCATGTTTGGCCGCCGAATCAAGCGCGGCTACCGCTTCGGGATGTTTCTTGGCCCGGTAGTAATATTTGGCGATGTCGCTGTACAGATTCTCCGTGGTATCGAAGGGTGCCGCCTTGGCGAGATTCATAATGCCCAACGAATCGTTGATGGCTTTCAGCGAATCACTGCCAGGATTTTCAATGCCCAGATACGCATTGCCCAGGTATCTGTAATCATCATACATGACCTTATCGGGCGCTTTTTCCATGAACGTAGTCAGGTTCTGGATGGCTTTCTGCGGTTGCTTCAGGGCCGAATAAGACCAGCCTTCGATCCGGTATACGATTGGGTTTTGCGCCAGCACAGCACGGTTGCTGTCGATCAGGTTGACGGCCCGCTGATAATCCTTCGCCAGAAAATGAAATTGAGCCTGTCGAAGCAGTGTCTCCTGCCGTTTATCTTTCGACACGTTCACGTACTGGTCAATGTAGCTGGCGGCATCTTTGTAGCGGTTCACCAGAAAATACAACTCGGCCAGCTGGTTGTAGGCCGGTGCGTAGGTTTGATTGGCGTCAATGGCTTTTTTGTAATTCTCCACGGCCAGATTCAGGTTACGCCCCTGCCAGTAGATATCGCCGATCCGCTGGTAGACCCGCGACGGATTCATGCCTAATTCGATCGCACTTTCGTAGCGGGAAACCGCCGTACCAGCGTCTTTATTCAGGTAATGCGCATCGCCCAGCGTCAGCTGGATAGCGGGATTTTTCTTGTCGCGATCGGCCGCCCGGTTCAGATAATCGATGGCTTTCGCGGCATTGACTACCTTTGGATAGATCGGCTTGATCGAGCCATTGCCGGGGGTTAGGTAGCCGGTATACGCTTCGCCGATCCGAAAAAGAATCTCTGCATTTTTACCCTTACTCCTGTCAACAACCTCCGTTAGTTTAGGATCGGCATTTGCCATATCGTTTTTGACCAGATACGTGATGGCTAAACCGGTTTGGTTCAGTGGAACCCGCTTCTCATCCATTGGGATGCCTTTCTCGAACCAAATGCGGGCCGAGTCGGGATGACCACTACGAAGATAGCCGTAGCCCGCATCGAAATAGGTTTGTAGGGAAGGGTTTTGCTGGGCGTTCTGACGTAATATAGTCTTGGCTTCATCGAATCGTCCAAGGT comes from the Spirosoma agri genome and includes:
- a CDS encoding tetratricopeptide repeat protein — its product is MNTQLTVIFLSGLAVNALAQTPTPDANTLTNLGRFDEAKTILRQNAQQNPSLQTYFDAGYGYLRSGHPDSARIWFEKGIPMDEKRVPLNQTGLAITYLVKNDMANADPKLTEVVDRSKGKNAEILFRIGEAYTGYLTPGNGSIKPIYPKVVNAAKAIDYLNRAADRDKKNPAIQLTLGDAHYLNKDAGTAVSRYESAIELGMNPSRVYQRIGDIYWQGRNLNLAVENYKKAIDANQTYAPAYNQLAELYFLVNRYKDAASYIDQYVNVSKDKRQETLLRQAQFHFLAKDYQRAVNLIDSNRAVLAQNPIVYRIEGWSYSALKQPQKAIQNLTTFMEKAPDKVMYDDYRYLGNAYLGIENPGSDSLKAINDSLGIMNLAKAAPFDTTENLYSDIAKYYYRAKKHPEAVAALDSAAKHGFKADVQDLFRYGMSNYTLGFQRDSLGKLIRDTTRFAMADSALALAQKASPDYAPTVLYRAKANYYAYTPEAAVRNGKAKPFFEQFITMTADKEDERNRYKKDLVLAFKYLISYNELVTKDEKARNEWLTKGLALFPANKDLAKIAAPDPEATDQ
- a CDS encoding efflux RND transporter periplasmic adaptor subunit; the encoded protein is MQSTLSISALFIGTILASCSAKSEKKQEATAPTLPVIQLIQQDATLDRDYASNLEAVQNVEVRARVAGFLDKILVDEGKPVHKGQLLFQLNPTEFQVEVDRAQSNLQSATAQAESAEVEMGRVKLLVDKNVISPSELKLARSKMATARAGINAAKSALAKARFHVSLTSIRAPFDGVINRIPFKQGSLIEEGALLTSISDLRQMYAYFNVSEKEYLSFIKKRLDPDKTTVREVDLLLADDTAYPLKGKIETTETEFEDNSGTIAFRATFPNPKRLLRHGSTGKIRVSTDVDDAVLVPQKAVFEVQDKNFVYVVDAQNKVSSRSFVPRSRVDQFYIVQSGLKPGDRIVFEGIQSLKDGMSIVPKPLPAKSLQALYAAAR